In a single window of the Gemmatimonas sp. genome:
- a CDS encoding DUF4403 family protein, whose protein sequence is MKQTDLLWGVALLSTCALSACRSESLTPSAPTSRPGMRNIPELPSMPVSIVDAPISYALEPALTALEQAVPTRFGDLDKRVQIPGNKRQQVAFAATRTPFAVKFDGQKLTLTTTVSYTGRGWYKPVIGPTLSASCGTDGSPPRLNVVLSTDIGLNPEWILESRSRVASLRASSSDVRDACLVTFLKIDVTDQVIRAVRPLLASKLPALDRKIAAFDVRKRVEKWYGMLQRPIRVRDSLWLELSPEQLRLGEFSLQDSALVATIRLYAHPRLVAGPQPIEPTSPLPPLSPALKEVGDSARIRIEGLLPYDVASSTLSRELIGRKFRRFGRSVRLDSIAVSPLDDGRVVLAVRVSGDIDGTAYLVGTPQLDQATRALIVPDLDFDVSTSNALVQGLAWLRKGDMVAQLRKQARFPLDTILEETRTKVEGALNRDLTSGVELSGTVRTGRLLDVLVHPRWLVVRAEAAGTLALAVDRPIKVKKKISASR, encoded by the coding sequence ATGAAGCAAACTGATCTCCTGTGGGGAGTGGCCCTGCTCTCGACGTGCGCCCTCAGCGCGTGCCGCAGCGAATCACTCACGCCATCCGCCCCCACCTCTCGACCGGGAATGCGCAACATTCCGGAATTGCCATCGATGCCGGTGTCGATTGTCGATGCGCCGATCAGCTACGCACTCGAGCCCGCACTCACGGCGCTCGAGCAAGCGGTGCCGACGCGCTTCGGCGATCTGGACAAGCGCGTGCAAATTCCGGGCAATAAGCGACAGCAGGTGGCCTTCGCGGCCACGCGCACGCCGTTCGCCGTGAAGTTCGACGGCCAGAAGCTCACGTTGACCACCACGGTCTCGTACACTGGCCGTGGGTGGTACAAACCCGTGATCGGGCCCACGCTCAGCGCATCGTGTGGCACCGACGGCTCTCCTCCACGACTCAACGTCGTGCTATCCACCGACATCGGACTCAATCCGGAGTGGATCCTCGAGTCGCGCTCACGTGTCGCGTCGCTGCGTGCGTCGTCGAGCGATGTGCGCGACGCATGCCTGGTGACGTTCCTCAAGATCGATGTCACTGATCAAGTCATTCGCGCCGTTCGACCGCTATTGGCGTCGAAGCTGCCCGCCCTCGATCGCAAGATCGCCGCGTTCGACGTGCGCAAGCGCGTCGAGAAATGGTACGGTATGCTGCAACGGCCCATTCGTGTGCGCGACAGCCTCTGGCTCGAATTGTCGCCGGAGCAACTCCGACTCGGCGAATTCTCGCTGCAGGATAGCGCGCTGGTGGCCACGATCCGTCTCTATGCGCATCCGCGTCTGGTGGCCGGTCCTCAGCCGATCGAGCCCACGTCGCCGTTGCCGCCGTTGTCGCCCGCGCTCAAGGAGGTCGGCGACAGCGCCCGCATACGCATCGAGGGCCTTCTCCCATACGACGTGGCGTCGTCGACGTTGTCGCGCGAGCTGATCGGCCGGAAGTTCCGCCGCTTCGGCCGCTCGGTCCGCCTCGACTCGATTGCGGTCTCCCCGCTCGACGACGGCCGGGTCGTGCTCGCGGTGCGCGTGAGCGGGGACATTGACGGTACGGCGTACCTGGTTGGCACGCCGCAACTCGATCAGGCCACACGCGCGCTGATCGTTCCCGATCTGGACTTCGACGTCTCCACCAGCAACGCGCTCGTGCAGGGCCTCGCGTGGCTCCGCAAGGGTGACATGGTGGCGCAGCTGCGCAAACAGGCCCGCTTCCCGCTCGACACCATTCTCGAGGAGACGCGAACCAAGGTGGAGGGTGCGTTGAATCGTGATCTAACCAGCGGCGTCGAGTTGTCCGGCACCGTGCGTACGGGCAGGCTGCTGGACGTGCTGGTCCATCCGCGCTGGCTCGTGGTGCGGGCCGAAGCCGCCGGTACGCTGGCGCTGGCGGTCGACCGTCCCATCAAGGTCAAGAAGAAGATCAGCGCGTCGCGCTGA
- the fabG gene encoding 3-oxoacyl-ACP reductase FabG has product MHIDLTQRIAVVTGGANGIGRATARRLAQSGAHVAIWDRVAAVGEAAAAELADEGLNIVFVEADVTRRVSVDAAVAATVAHFGGIDILINNAGVTRDAQLVKIKDGAVTGGMTDDEFDAVIAVNLKGVYTCTQAVVPELLKRGGGRIVNASSVVALNGNFGQTNYVATKAGVIGMTQVWARELGKRNITVNAIAPGFIATEMTARMPSSSLEAMQAHTPAGRLGSPEDVANAYCFLASDFAAFINGAVLTVDGGLVIGT; this is encoded by the coding sequence ATGCATATCGATCTGACACAGCGTATCGCGGTAGTGACCGGCGGCGCAAACGGCATTGGACGCGCCACGGCGCGCCGTCTCGCACAAAGTGGCGCGCACGTCGCCATCTGGGATCGCGTCGCCGCCGTGGGTGAGGCGGCTGCAGCTGAGCTTGCCGATGAGGGACTGAATATCGTGTTCGTCGAGGCGGACGTGACGCGGCGTGTCAGCGTCGATGCGGCGGTCGCGGCGACGGTGGCACACTTCGGCGGGATTGACATCTTGATCAACAACGCCGGCGTCACGCGCGACGCCCAGTTGGTAAAGATCAAGGACGGTGCCGTGACCGGAGGCATGACGGACGACGAGTTCGATGCCGTCATCGCCGTGAATCTCAAGGGCGTATACACGTGCACGCAGGCCGTGGTCCCCGAACTGCTGAAACGTGGCGGGGGCCGCATTGTGAACGCGTCGTCCGTGGTGGCGCTCAATGGCAACTTCGGGCAGACGAACTACGTCGCGACGAAGGCGGGCGTGATCGGGATGACGCAGGTCTGGGCCCGCGAGCTCGGGAAACGGAACATCACCGTCAACGCGATCGCGCCGGGGTTCATCGCCACCGAGATGACGGCTAGAATGCCGTCGTCGTCGCTCGAGGCCATGCAGGCCCACACGCCAGCGGGTCGCCTCGGCTCACCCGAGGACGTTGCCAACGCCTACTGTTTCCTGGCGTCCGATTTCGCCGCGTTCATCAATGGTGCGGTGCTGACCGTGGATGGCGGACTGGTGATCGGCACCTGA
- the mtgA gene encoding monofunctional biosynthetic peptidoglycan transglycosylase — MSPAKKVKRPRAAKRVTGWRAIVRRLALIALVLMALPIPFILLFAVVQPPATSVMLQRVVARTASGERPIWPAHTTVSRAGLSPYLRRAVLASEDDRFYLHFGIDTVELNNALERRRRGGKLRGASTLTQQVAKNLFLWNGRSFVRKGIEAYVALLLELLLSKERILDLYLNLAEWGPNAFGAEAAARLHFNKSAASLTRDEAARLAAILPAPRRWSPKGSIATRRAATILVRMQYAAPKTEPPAPARKRRKA; from the coding sequence GTGAGCCCCGCCAAGAAGGTGAAGCGCCCCAGGGCCGCGAAGCGCGTCACCGGCTGGCGTGCCATCGTAAGGCGCCTGGCGTTGATCGCGCTCGTTCTGATGGCGCTCCCGATTCCGTTCATTCTGCTGTTCGCCGTCGTGCAACCACCGGCGACGTCGGTCATGCTGCAGCGCGTGGTCGCGCGCACGGCCAGCGGTGAGCGGCCGATCTGGCCGGCGCACACCACCGTGTCGCGCGCCGGTCTTTCGCCGTATCTCCGGAGGGCGGTGCTGGCGTCCGAAGATGATCGCTTCTATCTCCACTTCGGCATCGATACGGTGGAGCTCAACAACGCGCTCGAGCGTCGACGCCGTGGCGGAAAGCTACGCGGCGCCTCCACGCTCACCCAGCAGGTGGCCAAAAACCTCTTTCTGTGGAACGGACGTTCGTTCGTGCGCAAAGGCATCGAGGCCTACGTCGCGCTGCTGCTCGAACTGCTGTTGTCGAAAGAGCGCATTCTCGATTTGTATCTCAATCTCGCCGAATGGGGCCCCAATGCCTTCGGCGCCGAAGCAGCCGCGAGGCTGCATTTCAACAAAAGTGCAGCCTCGCTGACGCGGGATGAGGCTGCACGCTTGGCGGCAATCCTCCCGGCCCCGCGGCGCTGGTCGCCGAAGGGATCGATCGCTACCCGGCGCGCGGCCACGATTCTGGTACGCATGCAGTACGCCGCGCCGAAGACCGAACCGCCCGCACCGGCGAGAAAACGTCGTAAGGCCTAA
- a CDS encoding lysophospholipid acyltransferase family protein, with product MHTPSASAPTPTPAAKPAAKAATLSHRLEYVGTRVAVFGLRLLGWRGASWVGGLIGRFVYSPIGIRAGVVERQIAAAFPEFSRERVLEVSRRSYDSLGRTSIETAVLPGTSSQHVLDRVERVEGWELVEAAMAKGKGLLIVTGHLGNWEFGGAYFAARGIPIDVVARGMANPIFDAYLTRTRREIGMEVIHDKDAVRRTPRSLRENRAIAFVSDHDALGLASTFVPFFGRPAKTPRGPAVFSLRFDVPTVFVGVVRQPSGRYAILIEPVEVERTGDREVDIDAIVLRYTQILERLVREYPEQYFWQHRRWRRQPPDTPPHLREP from the coding sequence ATGCATACCCCATCCGCCTCTGCTCCAACGCCGACGCCGGCCGCCAAGCCGGCCGCGAAAGCGGCTACGCTGTCGCACCGGCTGGAGTACGTCGGGACGCGAGTTGCCGTATTCGGGCTCCGGCTCCTCGGCTGGCGCGGCGCGAGTTGGGTGGGAGGCCTGATCGGACGCTTCGTCTACAGCCCGATCGGCATCAGGGCCGGCGTCGTGGAGCGCCAGATCGCCGCCGCTTTTCCGGAGTTTTCGCGGGAACGCGTGCTGGAGGTCTCCCGTCGCTCCTATGACAGCCTTGGCCGAACGTCCATCGAAACGGCGGTGCTGCCGGGGACCTCGTCGCAACACGTCCTCGACCGCGTAGAACGGGTCGAGGGATGGGAGCTGGTGGAAGCAGCCATGGCGAAAGGGAAAGGGCTGCTCATCGTCACCGGCCATCTGGGGAACTGGGAGTTCGGCGGCGCGTACTTCGCGGCTCGAGGCATTCCCATCGACGTCGTGGCCCGCGGCATGGCCAACCCGATCTTCGATGCCTATCTCACCCGCACGCGGCGCGAGATCGGCATGGAAGTGATTCACGACAAGGACGCCGTGCGCCGCACGCCGCGATCGCTGCGGGAGAACCGCGCGATCGCTTTCGTGAGCGATCATGATGCCCTGGGGCTGGCGAGCACCTTCGTGCCGTTTTTCGGGCGCCCGGCCAAGACCCCGCGCGGCCCCGCTGTGTTCTCGTTGCGCTTCGATGTCCCCACGGTATTCGTGGGTGTCGTTCGTCAGCCCAGCGGGCGCTACGCGATCCTCATCGAGCCGGTGGAGGTCGAACGCACGGGTGATCGCGAGGTCGATATCGATGCGATCGTGCTGCGCTATACGCAGATCCTCGAGCGCCTCGTCCGCGAGTACCCCGAGCAATACTTCTGGCAGCATCGGCGCTGGCGTCGTCAGCCGCCCGATACGCCGCCGCATCTACGCGAGCCATGA
- a CDS encoding OmpA family protein produces MRTLHKFIIGATLSVALPASAFAQRQGAIELGAFGRVTKFADTLKLDTGLGLGGRAGIYAFKNWLLEMELSYADVDVNLPRSGDVSRDTLNKVSHALWAYRLTYNHPLSDRVKLLAGAGYAYDSYGRVRIVAPRGGGPQGLLGLRYIINDRLSARFEGTGTYVLPADDDAKPVARAAAFNLGAQAGLSLSFFTRDPKPRVQYDTVRVSQRDTVYVNRIDTVRIAGPAARPIVIGAINFAFNKSDISNEAKTILDIIAASLVEPTNSSRTITVTGNTDAIGSERYNETLGQARADQAKAYLVSKGVAESRVVARTQGEKDPVAPNTTDNGRATNRRVLVMLTN; encoded by the coding sequence ATGCGTACCCTACACAAGTTCATCATCGGTGCCACTCTTAGCGTGGCACTTCCGGCGTCCGCTTTCGCGCAGCGTCAGGGCGCCATCGAACTCGGCGCGTTCGGCCGTGTTACGAAGTTCGCCGACACGCTGAAGCTCGACACGGGCCTAGGCCTAGGCGGCCGCGCCGGTATCTACGCGTTCAAGAACTGGCTCCTTGAAATGGAGCTCAGCTACGCAGACGTGGACGTGAACCTGCCGCGCAGCGGCGACGTGTCTCGCGACACGCTCAACAAGGTGTCCCACGCGTTGTGGGCCTACCGTCTGACGTACAACCACCCGCTCTCCGATCGCGTCAAGCTGTTGGCGGGTGCTGGCTATGCGTACGACTCGTACGGACGTGTGCGTATCGTGGCACCGCGTGGCGGTGGCCCGCAGGGTCTGCTTGGCCTGCGGTACATCATCAACGATCGCCTCTCGGCTCGCTTTGAAGGTACCGGCACGTACGTGCTGCCGGCCGACGACGACGCCAAGCCGGTGGCTCGCGCTGCCGCGTTCAACCTCGGCGCTCAGGCTGGTCTGAGCCTGTCGTTCTTCACGCGCGATCCGAAGCCGCGTGTGCAGTATGACACCGTTCGCGTATCACAGCGCGACACGGTGTACGTGAATCGCATCGACACTGTTCGCATCGCCGGGCCGGCGGCCCGTCCGATCGTGATCGGCGCGATCAACTTCGCGTTCAACAAGAGCGATATCTCGAACGAAGCGAAGACGATCCTCGACATCATTGCGGCGTCGTTGGTCGAACCGACGAACTCTTCGCGCACGATCACCGTCACGGGTAACACCGACGCGATCGGCTCGGAGCGCTACAACGAAACGCTGGGCCAGGCCCGTGCCGATCAGGCGAAGGCTTACCTCGTCTCGAAGGGCGTGGCGGAATCGCGCGTGGTGGCGCGTACGCAGGGCGAGAAGGACCCGGTTGCTCCGAACACGACCGACAACGGCCGTGCGACGAACCGCCGCGTGCTGGTGATGCTGACCAACTAA
- a CDS encoding cation diffusion facilitator family transporter, with amino-acid sequence MSPEHPSRPPVPQSQRLAQLGLVINAGLAVIKLVAGLVGNSYALVADAVESSTDMVGSLVVWSGLRIASRDPDELYPFGYGRAEALAAATVSAIMLGAAAGIAIEAIAEIRTPHHAPAWWTLLVLAMVIVVKELLAKRVMAVSAVSGSVVVAADAWHHRADAITSGAAFIGISMALIGGPGWEPADDWAALVAAGVIVINGSLLLRTALRDLMDRAPEPAVLATVSDAAQSTPGVLAIEKLKIRKSGTAFYVDIHVQADPALSLHDAHILSGMVKTAIRQRVPAAMGVLIHMEPFEPTEEA; translated from the coding sequence ATGAGCCCGGAACACCCGTCCCGTCCCCCCGTCCCTCAGTCCCAGCGCCTCGCGCAGCTCGGACTGGTGATCAATGCGGGGTTGGCGGTGATCAAGTTGGTGGCCGGGCTGGTTGGGAACTCCTACGCGCTAGTCGCTGACGCGGTAGAGAGTTCGACCGACATGGTCGGCTCACTCGTGGTCTGGAGTGGGCTCCGGATCGCCAGTCGGGATCCTGACGAGCTGTATCCGTTCGGCTACGGGCGTGCCGAGGCACTCGCAGCGGCCACCGTGTCGGCCATTATGCTCGGCGCCGCGGCGGGCATCGCCATCGAGGCGATTGCGGAGATTCGCACGCCGCACCACGCGCCCGCCTGGTGGACGTTGCTCGTGCTGGCGATGGTGATCGTGGTCAAGGAGTTGCTCGCCAAACGGGTGATGGCGGTCAGCGCCGTGTCGGGCAGTGTCGTCGTGGCGGCCGACGCGTGGCATCATCGCGCTGACGCGATCACGTCGGGTGCGGCCTTCATCGGCATCTCCATGGCGCTGATCGGTGGACCCGGGTGGGAGCCGGCGGATGATTGGGCGGCGCTGGTGGCGGCCGGTGTCATCGTGATCAACGGCAGCCTGCTGCTGCGCACGGCGCTGCGCGACTTGATGGATCGGGCGCCGGAGCCGGCGGTGCTGGCCACCGTGTCCGATGCCGCGCAGAGCACGCCCGGCGTGCTTGCCATCGAGAAGCTCAAAATCCGGAAATCCGGCACCGCATTCTACGTGGACATTCACGTGCAGGCCGACCCTGCGCTTTCGCTCCACGACGCGCACATTCTCTCTGGTATGGTGAAAACCGCGATCCGGCAGCGGGTACCGGCGGCCATGGGAGTGCTCATTCACATGGAGCCGTTCGAGCCGACGGAGGAAGCATGA
- a CDS encoding pyridoxamine 5'-phosphate oxidase family protein, with the protein MTRPPDFHVLDRSECEALLTSQHVGRLAFSFRDRVDIEPMHYVFSHGHIYGRTQYGTKVNVLAHHPWIAFEVDEIKALFQWRSVVVHGRIEFPDPEGSPQDVERFAQAVERFRTLIPTAFDADDPTPARELAFVIAVQEMTGRAATIGGTE; encoded by the coding sequence ATGACCAGGCCGCCTGACTTTCACGTACTCGATCGATCGGAATGCGAGGCGCTGCTCACGTCGCAGCACGTCGGCCGTCTCGCCTTCAGTTTTCGCGATCGGGTCGACATCGAGCCGATGCATTACGTGTTCTCGCATGGACACATCTACGGTCGGACGCAGTACGGCACGAAGGTGAACGTGCTTGCGCATCATCCGTGGATCGCCTTCGAAGTGGATGAGATCAAAGCGCTGTTCCAGTGGCGCAGCGTGGTCGTGCACGGACGTATCGAATTCCCCGATCCTGAAGGGTCACCGCAGGACGTCGAACGGTTTGCTCAGGCGGTGGAGCGGTTCCGCACACTCATACCGACCGCCTTTGACGCCGACGATCCCACGCCGGCCCGAGAGCTGGCCTTCGTGATTGCCGTGCAGGAAATGACGGGTCGTGCAGCCACGATCGGCGGGACTGAGTGA
- a CDS encoding PPK2 family polyphosphate kinase, with the protein MVNALTSLQLLPVDLDEKIKLGSKAARLETPVDKAALEAATQSLLARLSDLQEAFHADGRHALLLVLQGRDASGKDGVIKTVYGAFNPTGVHVAAFGPPTPLELRHDFLWRAHQVVPPRGMIGVFNRSHYEDVLAVRVRELVPEPVWRARYDHINTFERMLTDSGVLIRKCMLHVSREEQHDRLTARLEDPTKNWKFRLDDLKDRERWDDYTDAYREMLERCSTPWAPWYVVPSDDKAVRNHLIARMLVETLESTKSAYPAMDETVRAAATGFA; encoded by the coding sequence ATGGTCAATGCGCTGACGTCGCTGCAGCTGTTGCCGGTCGATCTCGACGAGAAGATCAAGCTCGGGAGCAAGGCGGCGCGTCTCGAGACGCCGGTCGACAAAGCGGCGCTCGAGGCGGCCACGCAGTCGCTGCTCGCGCGGCTCTCCGACCTGCAGGAGGCGTTCCATGCCGACGGTCGGCACGCGTTGTTGTTGGTCCTCCAGGGCCGCGATGCCTCGGGGAAGGACGGTGTGATCAAGACGGTATACGGCGCCTTCAATCCCACCGGAGTGCACGTGGCGGCCTTCGGTCCGCCGACCCCACTCGAATTGCGTCACGACTTCCTCTGGCGCGCGCATCAGGTCGTGCCGCCACGCGGGATGATCGGCGTCTTCAACCGGTCGCACTACGAAGACGTCCTCGCCGTGCGCGTCCGCGAACTGGTTCCCGAGCCCGTGTGGCGCGCCCGGTACGATCACATCAACACCTTCGAGCGTATGCTCACCGACAGTGGTGTCCTCATTCGGAAGTGCATGCTCCACGTGTCTCGTGAAGAACAGCACGATCGCTTGACGGCGCGACTCGAAGATCCAACCAAGAACTGGAAGTTTCGGCTCGACGATCTGAAAGACCGCGAGCGCTGGGACGACTACACCGACGCGTATCGCGAGATGCTCGAACGTTGCAGCACACCGTGGGCTCCGTGGTATGTGGTGCCCTCAGACGACAAGGCGGTGCGCAACCACCTGATCGCGCGGATGCTGGTGGAGACGCTTGAGTCCACGAAGTCGGCGTACCCGGCGATGGACGAGACCGTGCGCGCCGCGGCCACGGGCTTCGCGTGA